From the genome of Geminocystis herdmanii PCC 6308, one region includes:
- a CDS encoding phosphoadenosine phosphosulfate reductase family protein, translated as MTEKRVRHVLGLSGGKDSTALAILLHKEIPDMEYFFCDTHKELQETYDYLDRIQARLGIKIHYLSENRGFDHWLAIHDGLLPSPQMRWCTVKMKIKPFEEFVGDDEAISYIGIRADENREGYISTKPNIKPVFPFKERGLVKTDILQLLEESGIGLPEYYKWRSRSGCFFCFFQRKYEWVMLAENHPDLFAKAVEYESNHRDGRTYTWNQGETLLELLERKDEIIAHHERSIAREQKKAPNRPLAEALESVLDDDDSTLPCLVCNL; from the coding sequence ATGACTGAAAAAAGAGTCAGGCACGTTTTAGGATTAAGTGGTGGTAAAGATTCTACCGCTTTAGCAATTTTGCTACACAAAGAAATTCCCGACATGGAGTATTTTTTTTGTGATACACACAAGGAGCTACAGGAAACTTACGATTACCTCGATCGAATTCAAGCTCGTTTAGGCATTAAGATACATTATCTTAGCGAAAATCGGGGTTTTGATCATTGGTTGGCGATTCATGATGGTTTATTACCGTCTCCGCAGATGCGCTGGTGTACGGTTAAAATGAAGATTAAGCCTTTTGAGGAATTTGTCGGCGATGATGAAGCTATCAGCTATATTGGCATTCGTGCCGATGAAAATAGGGAGGGTTACATCTCTACGAAACCGAATATTAAACCCGTTTTTCCCTTCAAAGAGAGGGGTTTAGTTAAAACTGACATTCTGCAACTTTTAGAAGAAAGCGGTATTGGTTTACCTGAATATTATAAATGGCGCAGTCGCTCTGGTTGTTTTTTCTGTTTCTTTCAACGTAAGTATGAATGGGTGATGTTGGCGGAGAATCATCCTGATTTGTTTGCAAAAGCCGTTGAATACGAGTCTAATCATCGAGATGGGCGCACCTATACTTGGAATCAGGGTGAAACCCTCTTGGAATTATTAGAGCGTAAAGACGAAATCATAGCACATCATGAACGTTCGATCGCACGAGAGCAGAAAAAAGCCCCGAATCGCCCTTTAGCAGAGGCTTTAGAGTCGGTGTTAGATGACGATGATTCGACTTTACCTTGTTTAGTTTGTAATTTGTAA
- a CDS encoding HEPN domain-containing protein, with product MNIKIKKLLIKAEQSLNASEYLLRGEYIDFAVARAYYAMFYLAEAFLTTKNMAFSKHSAVISAFGKEFAKTQIIPPKYHKYLKEAQDLRLVGDYDEIDMISKEEAQIQINRAREFLEFSQQELNHFCQE from the coding sequence ATGAATATAAAAATAAAAAAGTTACTTATAAAAGCTGAACAAAGTCTCAATGCTTCTGAATATTTACTGAGAGGAGAATATATTGATTTTGCCGTAGCTAGGGCTTATTATGCTATGTTTTATCTAGCAGAGGCATTTTTAACAACTAAAAATATGGCTTTTTCTAAACATTCGGCGGTAATTTCTGCTTTTGGAAAAGAATTTGCAAAAACACAAATTATTCCTCCTAAATATCACAAATATTTAAAAGAAGCACAAGATTTACGATTAGTAGGAGATTATGATGAGATAGATATGATTTCAAAAGAAGAAGCACAAATTCAAATTAATCGTGCAAGAGAATTTCTTGAGTTTTCTCAACAAGAATTAAATCATTTTTGTCAGGAATAA
- a CDS encoding calcium-binding protein: MASIVGNSRNNLLEGTLGNDTILGLGGNDTLDGEGGNDLLNGGDGNDLLDGGSGNDTLIGGNGNDTLDGEGGNDLLNGGSGNDLLDGGSGNDTLIGGNGNDTLDGESGNDLLNGGSGNDLLDGEGGNDTLIGGLGRDRLDGGAGADFYLYNSPNEGRDLIDDYSVTNDTFLFRRNGFNGGLSLGTLNANQFTYGSSASDGNDRFIYNRSTGELFFDIDGTGSSSQQLIAKLIDPIGVLNRNDIVII, translated from the coding sequence ATGGCCAGCATTGTAGGTAATTCCAGAAACAACTTATTAGAAGGAACGTTAGGAAATGATACGATTTTGGGTTTAGGAGGCAATGATACCTTAGATGGTGAAGGTGGCAATGATCTTTTGAACGGTGGTGATGGCAATGATCTCTTAGATGGTGGAAGTGGCAATGATACCCTTATTGGTGGTAATGGCAATGATACCTTAGATGGTGAAGGTGGCAATGATCTCTTAAATGGTGGAAGTGGCAATGATCTCTTAGATGGTGGAAGTGGCAATGATACCCTTATTGGTGGCAATGGCAACGATACCTTAGATGGTGAAAGTGGCAATGATCTTTTGAATGGCGGTAGTGGCAATGATCTCTTAGATGGTGAAGGTGGCAATGATACCCTCATTGGTGGTTTAGGGCGTGACAGGTTAGATGGTGGTGCAGGTGCAGACTTTTATCTATATAATTCTCCCAATGAAGGAAGAGATCTTATTGATGATTATTCCGTAACGAATGACACTTTTCTTTTTCGTCGTAATGGTTTCAATGGAGGCTTATCTTTAGGAACATTGAATGCCAATCAATTTACTTATGGTTCGTCTGCATCTGATGGGAACGATCGCTTTATTTATAATCGATCGACTGGTGAATTATTCTTTGATATAGATGGAACAGGATCTTCATCTCAGCAACTAATAGCTAAATTAATTGACCCAATCGGAGTCTTAAATAGG
- a CDS encoding HNH endonuclease domain-containing protein produces MNINSQILPESNHLNIWALSRLFQATTNSYKYLFFYSILDILSQRLFDNSESISFQELMIEMLANAWYPHTFFRLSFGKQDRIANKLDSLDLTVNTTVLKFNSSDKIALKEIISQNNLTAIIADFKKNVPFRLLRPFLQEKLRDFDVNYEVVKKTPEIANLYFYILKPLYRFNANTYRESDAIILHPEWVEYFKQNFIIIKGWVAWEWLQYMQKNNQNVPNLVNKLFAPEKRNSLTNQANYWKFILEKQPIKCIYSQQTLDKNSISIDHYLPWSFVAHDRLWNLIPTMNNVNSSKSNNIPSSQYLVKFIQLQHQGLTISHQYLPRKEWLKYTENYLLDLKVSHIEDLLNLELLTNIYNRQFEPLISLAKIQGFNDNWIYLTAS; encoded by the coding sequence ATGAATATTAATTCTCAAATTTTACCAGAATCTAACCATCTAAATATATGGGCATTATCTCGATTATTTCAAGCAACCACTAATTCTTATAAATATCTCTTTTTTTACTCCATTTTAGATATTTTATCCCAGAGATTATTTGATAATTCAGAGTCAATTAGTTTTCAAGAATTAATGATAGAAATGTTAGCTAATGCTTGGTATCCTCATACCTTTTTTCGCCTATCCTTTGGGAAACAAGATAGAATTGCTAATAAGTTAGACTCCCTTGATTTGACGGTAAACACTACCGTTTTAAAATTTAATAGTAGCGATAAAATAGCGTTGAAAGAAATTATTAGTCAAAATAATTTAACTGCTATTATTGCTGATTTTAAAAAGAATGTACCTTTTCGATTATTACGCCCTTTTTTACAAGAAAAATTACGGGATTTTGATGTTAATTATGAAGTAGTCAAAAAAACCCCAGAAATAGCTAATCTATATTTTTATATTCTTAAACCTTTATATCGTTTTAATGCTAATACCTATAGAGAATCTGATGCCATTATTTTACATCCAGAATGGGTAGAATATTTTAAACAAAATTTTATCATTATTAAAGGTTGGGTGGCTTGGGAATGGTTACAATATATGCAAAAAAATAATCAAAATGTACCCAATTTGGTTAATAAATTATTTGCCCCTGAGAAAAGAAACTCTTTAACTAACCAAGCTAATTATTGGAAATTTATACTAGAAAAACAACCGATTAAATGTATTTATTCTCAGCAAACTTTAGATAAAAATAGCATTTCGATCGATCATTATTTACCTTGGTCATTTGTAGCTCACGATCGACTTTGGAATTTAATCCCAACGATGAATAATGTTAATAGTTCTAAATCAAATAATATACCATCTTCTCAATATTTAGTCAAATTTATTCAATTACAACATCAAGGCTTAACTATTTCTCATCAATATTTACCTCGAAAAGAATGGTTAAAATATACAGAAAATTATCTGCTAGATTTAAAGGTAAGTCACATAGAAGATTTATTAAATTTAGAATTATTAACTAATATTTATAACCGTCAGTTTGAGCCTTTAATATCCTTAGCAAAAATACAAGGTTTTAACGATAATTGGATTTATTTAACAGCTTCTTAG
- a CDS encoding nucleotidyltransferase domain-containing protein, whose product MTIISIKNKHLELIITTLKDEFTNIYKQRLAQLILFGSQARGDAREYSDIDILVVLKGDVNCVEEIKNNSDFISSLCLEYDAVVNCFYVSENRLNNEDNLFIKNVKQDGILL is encoded by the coding sequence ATGACTATAATATCAATAAAAAATAAGCATTTAGAGCTTATTATAACAACCCTAAAAGATGAGTTTACTAACATCTATAAACAAAGATTAGCACAGTTAATATTATTTGGTTCACAAGCGAGAGGAGATGCCAGAGAATATTCTGATATTGATATATTAGTGGTTTTAAAAGGAGATGTAAATTGTGTTGAAGAAATAAAAAATAATAGTGATTTTATCAGCAGTTTATGTCTTGAATATGATGCAGTAGTTAACTGCTTTTATGTTTCAGAAAATAGGTTAAATAATGAGGATAATTTATTTATTAAAAATGTTAAACAAGATGGAATATTATTATGA
- a CDS encoding Coq4 family protein: MSFNYINEITSPENLAKFADLVKIAGGAVQDVSSAFKVSHRFLGTKPMELCVRAVMSDSNSAEIVKEKYIGLAYDLDAMLAMPKHSLGWTYGKVMSTMGYDPQFYPPAKPEMNDEEYVNFRVFKTHDIHHILTGFSLNNFGELGVISVTVAQSRFPGFLFIDLLSLLISFFASDKLVSETSLPEDQIKTLGYKFKLISQGLEMGESAKPLFPIKWEEYFEHPLDEVRKEVNIIPVTTGAYSWYSDPKLQDAMA, from the coding sequence ATGTCTTTTAACTATATCAACGAGATAACATCCCCTGAAAATTTAGCGAAGTTTGCTGATTTAGTGAAAATTGCTGGAGGTGCAGTGCAAGATGTAAGTAGTGCGTTTAAAGTAAGTCATCGATTTTTAGGCACAAAACCGATGGAATTGTGTGTTAGGGCGGTAATGAGTGATTCCAATTCAGCAGAAATAGTTAAGGAGAAATATATTGGTTTAGCATACGATTTAGATGCAATGTTAGCGATGCCGAAACATTCTCTTGGTTGGACTTATGGTAAAGTAATGAGTACAATGGGTTATGATCCTCAATTTTATCCTCCAGCAAAACCTGAAATGAACGATGAAGAATATGTAAATTTTCGAGTCTTTAAAACCCACGATATTCATCATATTTTAACAGGATTTAGTCTTAATAATTTTGGGGAATTAGGAGTAATTTCAGTAACGGTTGCTCAAAGTCGTTTTCCCGGTTTTTTGTTTATTGATTTATTATCTTTATTAATTAGCTTTTTTGCTTCTGATAAATTAGTATCTGAAACATCTTTACCAGAAGATCAAATTAAAACTTTAGGTTATAAATTTAAGTTAATATCTCAAGGTTTAGAAATGGGGGAGTCTGCAAAACCTTTATTTCCTATTAAATGGGAGGAATATTTTGAACATCCTTTAGATGAAGTACGAAAAGAAGTTAATATTATTCCTGTTACTACTGGTGCTTATAGTTGGTATAGTGATCCTAAATTACAAGATGCGATGGCTTAA